AACATCTTGCCACCCCATGTGAGTTGCATCTACATCAGACAAGTTGAAACATTAGGGCTAGGCCATGCGGTTTTATGTGCCCGGCCAGTCGTTGGAGATGAACCTTTTGCAGTTTTCCTGGCTGATGATTTAATAAAATCTCGTGATCATTCTTGTTTAGCTCAGATGGTCAAAATATATAATCAATATTACAGTTCTGTACTCGGGGTCGAACGCGTTCCTTACGAGAGCGTTGATAAGTATGGCATTGTTGCAAGTATGCCGGTTACTGAACGATTATCAAGAATCAGCACCATTGTTGAAAAGCCGGCCGTTGGCACTGCGCCTTCTAATTTGGCCGTAGTAGGTCGTTATATCTTGACTCCCAGAATCTTTGGATTACTTGAAAAAACAGGACAAGGAGCCGGCGGTGAGATTCAATTAACCGATGCGATCGCAAAATTGCTAGAGGAAGAACCCGTATTTGCTTACGAGTTTGATGGTAAACGATTCGATTGCGGCAGCAAGCTCGGATATTTAAAGGCAACGGTAGAATATGCCTTAGTGCATCCGGAACTGAAACAGGCGTTTGCACAATATTTGGATGATATTACGAAGCAGTTCTAAGCGAAACTTTTGCTAAAACCCTCGCCAAAAATTTTCTACTATTGATTATAAAGAAGACCGCTGCATAACTGTGTTTTCGAGCTTTTCTGATTACTTTCAGCATCGATAAATCAAACACTTAAAAATCTTGCCCAGCCCGAGATAACCAGTTATGCAGCGGTCTTTAAAGGATTAATTTTTCAATTATTGGGGTTTTGCAAAGGCCTCTCATGGTGTTGCCATTTTTCGTAATCGTTATCGAGTAATCGTGTTCGTAGCAGCTCGACAAGATGAGCGCGCAACCTCTAGCCTGGTCTATTTCCTTGAGCCTGACCGTTGCTGCTGGAAATGGTCATAGATTTTGGAAAATAAAAACCAAAACAAGTTGAACAAAAGGTATGCGTCGTATTTTTTGGACACTGTTTTACCCATTCAGGAACCCAATCCCAGCACTCAACTTCCTGTATACTTTTTACTCTGCGACAGTAAGCACATTGATTAATCATGCCATTCTTATCTGTATAAAGCGATCTATCGGCCGCTCTCACGGGTCTATCTTCGAGGGTATGATATCGTTCGATTACGAGAGAATTGATAATCAGGAGTCCTTCTCGATTTCCTAACGGATGGACAATCTGATGATAACGTCGATAAAAAATATCACTTGAGCATTCAAACTCATAGTCCCAAGCCCTATGGGAGTTTAAGCAGTCATTCAATTTACTTTTATAAAACAGTTTCATCTCACCCGGCATACAGTCCAGAATTGATCTTCCCAAATCCCATTCAGCAGATATCATAGGCTCCCCCCCATTCTCCTGAGAGAATCGATACCAACCCGGATTGAGATAGGCCAGAATAAAATTTTTCCATACACCGTAAATGGGTCCAGAGTGTGCTTCTAGATCATCTAAGTTATAGTTCTCAAGCAATCTCCTGAATTCCGGGTCTATTCTTGCCATATGATTCAAATCCTCAGAATTAATGAGACTTTTGCAAAAGCCTTTGCCAGAAGTTTTCGACTATTGGGATTTTGCAAAGATCTCTTAATATAAGAATGCTGAGACTTTTGCAAAAGTCCTCGCCAGAAGTTTTTACTATTGATTATAAAGGGTTAATTTTTCATCTGCTGGGGCTTTGCAAAGGTCTCATGCTGTTAAACTTTCAGAATAATTTATGTGAAAATCAATGACTTAATAATTGGCAATGATATTAGGTCACAAATCAGGATAAGTAAATAAGCAAATCCCCTATTATAGTCACAATAAAATAGAGGCTTCAAACGGCATCGACTAATAAAAAGACCGCTGCATAACTGGTTATCTCGGGCTGGACAAGATTTTTAAGTGCGCGGATTCAATTTATCAATGCTGCAAGTAATCAGAAATTCAATCTGATTCAAGAAACCACCTTTGCGTGTTCGCTGACCAACATTGAAACCTGGGAAACTTACGATTCCCGCTACTGATAATTGAATTTAATGATTAGAGACTTTTGCAAAAGCCCTCGCCAGAGGTTTTCAATTATTGGGGTTTTGCAAAGGTCTCACGCTATTCTGTTTCGGCATATATGATTGAATAATCCAAGATCAATCCTCCCTTTATATTTAAATCAGAATATAAATAAACACGCTTTCTAAAATCTCTGGCTTGTTTTGGTGGGATATTGATATATATGTATTCGTTTTCTTCTGAAGCAATGATGCAATCACTTTTATTGTCTATTATGCAGTCTCTAAAGGTCAATTTTAGTTGCACGCCCGTTAGCGTATATTTATTTGAGTGATTGATGATGCGACCAACCATGTCATAACCATCGATCGATGATTTTAATGATACATCCTCAAGAAACAGATCCGATGGCAGAATTCTTTCCTTGGATTGCATCTTTTCATATTCTTGATACTGCCAAAATAGAAAAGCACTTGCCATACCGACCAAAATAACCATTCCAGTAAATTTTCTGAATCTCGCGGATACTGCCAGCAGTATCAAGAAGATCATTCCTGCAAGCCATTTCATGAATTACTCCTTATGGATTCCCACATTGAAAAAGACTACTTGGCATCAATCAACCCGAATAGCGCATACTTACCTATGCCATTTAGGCATAATTCCACTCATTAATGATTCGCGGATTTAATTTGATGTGATTATGGCCGTTTAGTAAAGAAGTCATCAACAGGCACACCGGGGGCGATAATCATCGAATCTCAAATGAAATAGCTTAGTCGCCGGAGTAGCTTCAACAGTGCTTTCTATTCTAGAAGTCATGTTGGTTAATTAATAAGAAAATGACTATTAGCCTAATAATCATACCGCTCACAACAGTAATGTTCGTTGGCTGCGACTAAGACAAAAAACAAAACAATTTTAAATCAGGATATTACAAATTTGTACGCATGCGGGCCAAGCGGTTGAATGCCAGGTAATATTTGGCAAAATCACCTGCTATGTGTGAATGCTTCGCCTGTGCATTTTCACCCATATACAGTCAGCAAGTGCAGACATGATTGATCGAGAAACCCACCAAATCAGCACAGGTATCATTTAACAGTACCCGGCCATTTTCGCAATGCAGCAGCTACAATACTGGATTCAGCAAGGTTTTGTCGACCATAACCTAGATGACGCTCCATTTATCACTGGCCGTGGCGCCCTTTTCTGGAAGCCACTTCAATATTAGTGGCCCGTATTGTAGAACGTTGCTATTTTGCTGAAATGCTCTTTATCAATCCTCAAGCAATTTATTTCACGCAGAAGAGCTTGTAATTAACAGATAATCATGGCTCAATTAATGTTTGATTAACAGCGCAAGGACAGCCTCATGCAAGCAATCGTAGAATTACAAGTGATTCCCCTCGGCAGCGGTGTTTCTGTCAGAAAAGAGATTGCCCGTGTCATTGAGCTGCTGCGGAATCATCAGATTCTGGTGAAAACACATGCTACAGGCACCAATATTCAAGGGGAATTAAAGGTGATACTCACTGTAATTGAAAAAATACATGAAACACTGCACAAAGAAGGCAGCGTGCGTTTGATTAGTTACATAAAACTGGAAACACGTATTGATAAGACACCCACTCTAGCTGATAAACAGTTATAGATTCACTGCGATTGCGATTTATTTGAAGGTTTCTTTCAGGAGAATCTAAACGTAATCAGTTCTATTTTTTTATACAGTCGCTCAATCTTAATTTCAGCTAACCATTATTTTTTGAACGCTCTTATCCGGATCTGAGATGCAAACCTTGACCGTATTCACCTATGAGACAGCTTGTATATGTGCATCTTTCAGGCATACGCACTTGCCAGTTACTGACCGATACGGTTTAATAAGTCTTTATAGTCATAAATAAGCTATAACCGACCTCAGAAAGACCATGTTTACTCATTTATCATGCCCCCTGCTCGATATCTACCCGGTAAAATAATGCGATTTTCACTATTCAGCTTTAATTTAGAATCAAATGGCTATACACTATAATACGATACGCAACACCACCCGTTTGACAGTGCAAGTTATCCGCCTTGCCCGTTTATTCTTACATATCGTTTCCGGACTGATCCAGTCCGTAGTTTATCCACACTTTTCACAATCCACGCAGAGGCGTCTGATGCAGAACTGGGCTGCTGGATTACTGGCTATCCTTAACATCAAATTACATTGCAAAGGTAAGCCACCCACTGTTAGAGAACAGCAGGTTATATTTGCCGCTAATCATGTTTCCTGGCTGGATATTTGTGTATTAATGGCGGCCTGTCCCACCCGTTTCGTGGCCAAGGCTGAGATTCGTAACTGGCCTGTGTTTGGTTTTCTAAGCCGAAAGGTAGGAACATTATTTATTGAACGGGCAAAACGCAGTGATACGCTACGCATGAACCGGCACATTAATGATGTACTCATGACAGGAGAACGCGTGGCAATCTTTCCTGAAGGCACAACCAGTGATGGCACAGTATTACGGCATTTTCACGCGTCATTATTCCAATCCGCGGTAGCCGATGATGTTCTGCTCTATCCCATTGCCATCTGTTATCGGAATGTAACAGGTGAAATCAGCCAAGAAGCGGCATATATTAACCCTTCCTTATTTTCTTCACTACGACAAATACTGGGCCAAACCAGAATCGATACTGAATTGGTTTTTATTGATCCCATCGTCAGTAGTGGAAAAAATCGACGCGAATTAGCCCGTCTTACCGAACAGGCCATTGCTAACGCATTATCACTGCCGGTTTCTCACAAGGAACCTGGAAAATTTTCCGGTCTTCCAGCCGAATAGCCGTCAAACTACCCCCCCACAAACAGCCCGTATCCAGCGCAATCAGATTATCCTTAACTTTTAGACCCAATGCTGACCAGTGACCACATATAATAGTCGCCTTCTTACTGACGCGATTCGGAATTTCGAACCAAGGCAGGTAGCCAGTTGGAATCGCTTTTTCAGTCCCTTTATAAGAAAAATCCATCTTTCCTTCAGCTGTACAAACGCGCATCCGGGTCATCGCATTAACAATGACTCGCAGACGGACAAAGCCATCCCAGTCATCATCCCAATAATCGGGTTGATTGCCATAAAGCTGCAAGAGCGCTTCCTGGAAATTTTCTTTACGCAAAGTCGTTTCAACTTCTTGCGCCAATCGTGCAGCCTGAGCCACGCTCCAGGTTGGCAATAGTCCAGCATGGACCATCACATGGTCATCAGCGATATGCAATAATTTTTGGTGACGAAGCCAATTAAGTAATATGGTTCGATCCGGCGCAGCCAGAATGGGCTGCAAAGTATCACCAGGAGATAATTTAGCCAGACCTGAAGCAACCATGAGTAAATGTATGTCGTGATTACCCAACACCATCACGGCGGCATCTTCTAATTCTTTAACGAAACGCAATACAGATAAGGAATCTGGACCTCGGTTAACAATATCTCCCACCAACCATAATTTATCTCGCTTCGTATCGAAACCAATCAGATCAAGAAGCTGCCGCAGCGCCTTATAACAACCCTGTAAATCACCGATTGCGTAAATAGCCATATTGCATCAAAGCACTTAGAATGCTGCCCTTCTCATTTAACTTGTCAGAATCGACCTGTTAGCTGTCATCGCCACTACTAACGTAAACCCAATACATCCTGCATATCAAATAGGCCATCCTGTTTATCTGCCAAGAAACGAGCTGCACGCAATGCACCCAGAGCAAATGTCATTCGACTACTTGCTTTATGCGATATTTCAATGCGTTCACCTGTCCCAGCAAACATCGCGGTATGATCACCTACTATATCCCCGCCTCGTACAGTGGCAAAACCGATGGTGTCGGACTGCCGTTCTCCTGTAACACCTTCGCGCCCATAAACGGCAACTTTTTTTAGATCTCTGTCTAGCGCTTGTGCAATGACCTCACCCATTCGCAGTGCTGTGCCAGAGGGCGCGTCCACCTTATGACGATGGTGTGCCTCAATAATCTCAATATCGTATCCCTCATTCAACACACTTGCAGCAAGTTCCAGCAGTTTAAATGTAACGTTGACACCCACGCTCATATTGGGTGCAAAAACTATGGCAATTTCTTGCGATGCCGCTTTGAGCGCTGCTTTCTCCTCTGATGTAAAACCTGTTGTGCCAATCACCATTTTTACACCTGCCGCGCGGCAGGCAGCAAGATGTGCTAACGTTCCTTCGGGGCGAGTAAAATCAATCAATACATCACACCCGACAAGAGCAGAGGTAAAATCACACACAACATGAGTACCGCAGGTTTTGCCAATTAATTCTCCTGCGTCCTTATTCAAACAGGAACTGTCTGTTCGTTCCAGTGCGACAGATAGCCGCATATCAGAGGCTTGCGTGACGGCCTCTAGCAGCGCACGCCCCATGCGTCCCGCGCTTCCAGCAATAGCAATTTTTTGAGTTACCATTTGATCCCTACAGAAATTGATCGAATATTGAAAAAGAAAAAAACCATCATTTAAAATGAGACAGAATATAACACCACAAAATGAAACTAATTACGGTATCTTGTCCATACATCTGATTGGCATTTTAATTATCACCCCCTTCAGGCCGGGCGGCTTCTTGTCTAGGATCAGATTTTATGGATTCGGCTTCAGTAGAAATGGTCGAAGGTAATAAGTGGTTCTCAATATGTGTTAACTTTTCTTCCTCGAAGAATATCGTGAGTCGCTGTTGTTCAATAAGCTCTCCCTTTTCTTGGCGAAGATATACGTAATCCCAACGATTATCACGAAAAGTATCGACAATCAGCGGCGAGCCGAGGACAAAGCGGACTTGCGACTTGGTCATACCCGGCTTGAGTTTCTTCACCATGTCATGAGTCACTACATTTCCCTGTTGCACGTCAATTCTGTACAGCAAAGGAGGAATAACTGAACAGCTTCCAAGTTGTAGCAGGACAAGCAGCGTGATTATATATACAACCATTTTATTGATATTAAGTGTTTCCAAAATAGATCCAACACTATATATGATACAGTAAACAATTTTACCGGACAGACACAATCATGACTAACCCAGATAATCTGAAAAGTATAGATCTTAAAGCGATCGGTCTCAAAACTACCCTACCGCGACTTAAAATACTTAATTTATTTGAAAATAGCTCGGTACGACACTTGTCAGCTGAGGATGTTTACAAAGAATTAATTAATGAGGGCGAAGATATTGGTTTAGCTACAGTCTATCGGGTACTCACACAATTTGAACAGGCAGGTTTATTAGAGCGTCATCATTTTGAAAGCGGTAAAGCCGTATTTGAGCTAAATAATGATGGACACCACGATCATCTAGTATGTCTGCAATGTGGGCGCGTAGAAGAATTTTATGATGTGGAGATTGAAAAGCGTCAGCTTAAGATCGCTAAAGACCGTGGCTTTAAACTTCAGGAACATTCTTTATCTCTTTATGCAGATTGTATTAAATCACCTTGCCCATACAGGAAAAGAAAATAGCAGAACAACAGGATATTACTGATATTTACCTGTCAAAATCACAACAATAACGTATTCAACAGCTTATTTGTTAGAATAAGTTAGTCTAATTTGATTCGACTATGGGCTAAATCGTAAAGTAAACGGCGTACCGTTTTGCTTAATAGTATATAAAGATAGCATCCGTATATCCACGTTTGTTTAATTAAGATTTTTATGAGTATTTTTAATCTGGTTATGATCATCATTCCCCAATAAGCCCACTTCTTATTATACTTTCCGCGCTACAATAAGCAGTCAGAGTAATATTCAATTATTCCGGTACCGTCTAAATCAGTTGGAAATATACCTGAAACGGAAATATGGGCATCGACAACCTGCCAAGCTGGGCGTATGCATTTGAATATTCATCATTGTATTGATTCTGAAACGACATTTAAAGAATATGTTAAATTTCTATTTTTATCTTTGCTGTTTTAGATTCCATATTAAAATCAATCAACCGATGCCTCGAAACGGAATACCGGGTTACAGCCTACTCTTAGGTATTACCCTGTTTTTTGGCGCAACCTTCTCCAACCCGATTCAAGCAAATAACACACCGTTCATTGATTGCGTTTCCAAACTGCAGGCGAAAGCACGAACGCAGAGCATTTCAGCTGCAACAGTTAACCAGATATTGGGCAAAGTCAAACATGTACAGCAGGTTATCAAGTTAGATCGACGCCAGCCCGAATTTACTCAAACATTTGCCGATTATTTCAATTCCAGAATCAGTGAAGAACGTATCAGACGTGGCGAGGTACTGCTGGAAAAACATCGACAGTTACTAGAGCAAATACAACAAAGAACGGGCGTACCAGCACAATATTTAATCGCATTCTGGGGATTGGAAACAAACTATGGCAGCTATTCTGGAAATATGCCCGTGCTGGATTCATTAGCCACTCTCGCCTGTGATCAACGGCGTAGTATCTTTTTCACAGACCAGTTAATCGATGCGCTACGTATCATTGATGCAGGGGATATTTCAGCAGAACGCATGTTGGGTTCCTGGGCCGGCGCAATGGGTCACATGCAATTCATGCCATCAACCTATCTACGCTACGCCCGTGATGGCGATAGCGATGGCCGTCGTGATTTATGGGGCAGCATCCCGGATGCACTCACATCAGCAGGATTCTTTTTACAACAGCTTGGTTGGATACCCGGATTAAGCTGGGGTCAAGAAGTAAAACTGCCCCCTTCTTTTGATTATACACTGGCTGGAAGAGATCAGATTCTCAGCCTGGCTGAGTGGACAGCAAACGGTGTAACAACGACATCTGGGACAAGATTGTTGCCACAGGATCAAGAAGCATCATTATTAGTCCCTGCCAGTCATCAAGGCCCTGCCTTTCTTGTTTATAAAAACTTCAATGTGATTATGGGCTGGAATCGCTCCGAACTATACGCATTAACCGTCGGACATCTGGCCGACCGAATTACTGGCGGGCAGGGATTGCATCGTGCTCCACCCATCAATGATTTAAGGCTGACTCGCGAACAAGTACGCCAGCTTCAGCAGGACCTAGCCAAACTGGGTATTGATGTCGGTGAAGCCGACGGTGTCTTGGGCCCCGTTACCCGGAATGCACTAAGCCACTTCCAGCATTATACTCAACGTATTGCAGATGGTCATATTGATGCTGAGTTATTGGCGGCTATTCGAGAAGCGGCAATAAATCAACTTCGTATTCATTCCGGCATTGATTAGGTTATGTGAGCAAAGGATTTCAGCCATATACGAATTCTCAAATCTCAAGATCGCGCCAGCGCAAGTGATGCGTCATCAATACTTAGCCAGCTTGTAATCGTGCCTGCACGAAAACAGTTGACCTGCTCAAACATCGTACTACAAGAGAAACACTGCGGCACCTGCGCTATCCATCTCCGCTTTTCAAGCAAGCACTTTTAGCGCATTCCGATAAAAAATAATGAAGAAAATACTCAAGTATTATCCTCATATGCCGACATATCAATAGAGACCTTTACAAAAATCCTCGCAAGAATTTCTAGATTATTGATTATTGATTATTGATTATTGATTATCAAAAATTAAATTTTCAATTATTGGGGGTTTTGTAGAGATCTCTTATTATTTTTAACAATAAATTGGAAAAGCCCATATGACCTTAAAAAATACAATTAAAGAATTTAGAAGTTACTTAGGTGAGAATGAGTCTCATCTTGATAGATATCACAAAAATACAGCAGAAAAAATTAAATTACACTGGGGTTATGAAGAGTTTTACGAATATATGGAAAAGCTGGTTATTGTTGAAAAGGGTCGTAATAGAAATGGTTTTTCCTACCCTGTTATATTAGAAATCAATAAATTACAGGAGATACACGAGCATCTATTTCCAGGATTAAAACATCATCTATCGATTTAATGCACAACGTATATTAATATGAAAATCAAGCTAAGAAATTGGACAATGTAATCATGAAGCATTTGCTCAGAGAGCGATGCGCGTCAATCATAAGCCACTCGTAATCCGGATCGTCAATCAAGATTTCCAGTAGTTTTTCCCAGATGCTCTTGTCGTGCCAACGGATAAAACGGTGGCGCGTATTGTATTGCTCCAATCCCCATAATCCGGCGGCAAATCCCGCCACGGTGCGCCCGGGCGTGTAATCCAGAAAGCGGCTTAATGAACTAGCGGCTATCTCTAGTCAGCTCTCCAAACGCCTTGACAACCAGGCAAATGAATCTCAAATAGCGCCCATACTTCGCCTGACATGCATATTATTGCCTGCAATGTGAATGTGTCATATAAGCCCCTTTCGTTTTTATAAGCGCCTCATATTTTTCATCTCGTAACTATATTATTCAGGAAAAAAATACCTGAAATTCATTTCATTTATCTGCTACTTTCAAATTTAAAATAAAAGCCAATCAGAAATTGGCCGAATATATAAAAAACAGATAATATACTATTTGTAGTATATGATTAGGAGTATGCCATCATCTAGGTGGGCAATAATTTATTTTTTATACCTCTAAATTAATTAAGAATTGATCTGATCTTTCATGACTCAAATTCTGCCATTAACGTACTTTATGTATTATTAGATAGCTTCTGGTCTTCTACCATTTTACTGATTCCTTTGTTTAGCCAGACTGACACCTCTATTTTATATTGAATTCTACAGGTTACCTTAATGTTTATTAGCGTCCTTGATCTTTTCAAAATCGGAATTGGCCCATCAAGTTCTCATACTATGGGGCCCATGGTTGCAGCCAGAGATTTTCGCCAGCGCATTCAAACCTTCATGTCATCTCATACGGCTAAACTTCCTTTACAGATTCGGTGTACTTTAAGAGGATCGCTCGCCTTTACCGGCAAAGGTCATGCGACTGACCGAGCAATATTACTAGGCATACACGATTTCACACCGCAAGGGCTTGCTGATCAAGATGTTAATGAGCTAGTCCACCAGCTTTGGAATTGTGATACAGTCAAATTAAGCGATACCACTTTGATTCGATTTAATCCTTCTCATGACATTATTTTTGATCGCGGCGATCCACTACCGGAGCATCCAAATGGCATTATTCTTGAACTGATTGATCAATCAGGCAATCAACTTTTAACAGAAATTTATTTTTCTATCGGCGGCGGTTTTATCACCACAATTTCTGAAATTGATCAGCTCGTTGCGCCACTTAAAGTAGAATTAACAAATTCATGCGGCTATCCATTCGATTCTGCTAATTCTATGATGCATATGTCTGCTAAAAGCGGGCTATCCATTGCATCTATGAAGCGCCATAATGAAATGGAACATATATCGGAAAATGATCTAAATAATGGGCTGGATGCTATCTGGCACGCAATGCATACCTGTATCGAACATGGCTTGATAGCTGAGGGACGATTACCCGGCGGGCTGAATATTCCACGACGCGCCCAATCCCTATATAAACAATTACAGGATAGTCCAGAAAAAGCGAACCTTAATGACTGGTTATGTGCTTATGCCATGGCAGTGAATGAAGAAAACGCCGCAGGCCATATGGTCGTTACCGCGCCGACAAATGGGGCTGCCGGGGTAATACCCGCGATCATTTATTATGCTGTGAAGCACGAAAAGATAAATGCTGAGCAAATTCGAGATTTCCTGCTGGTTGCTGGCGCTATCGGTGGGCTGATCAAACATCGGAGTTCAATTTCAGGCGCTGAGGTCGGATGT
This genomic window from Nitrosomonas cryotolerans ATCC 49181 contains:
- the galU gene encoding UTP--glucose-1-phosphate uridylyltransferase GalU, yielding MKVIKKAVFPVAGLGTRFLPATKASPKEMLPIVDKPLIQYAAEEAVAAGMDVLIFITGRHKRSIPDHFDKAYELEKELEAHGNQDGLDIVHNILPPHVSCIYIRQVETLGLGHAVLCARPVVGDEPFAVFLADDLIKSRDHSCLAQMVKIYNQYYSSVLGVERVPYESVDKYGIVASMPVTERLSRISTIVEKPAVGTAPSNLAVVGRYILTPRIFGLLEKTGQGAGGEIQLTDAIAKLLEEEPVFAYEFDGKRFDCGSKLGYLKATVEYALVHPELKQAFAQYLDDITKQF
- a CDS encoding MTH1187 family thiamine-binding protein; the encoded protein is MQAIVELQVIPLGSGVSVRKEIARVIELLRNHQILVKTHATGTNIQGELKVILTVIEKIHETLHKEGSVRLISYIKLETRIDKTPTLADKQL
- a CDS encoding lysophospholipid acyltransferase family protein codes for the protein MAIHYNTIRNTTRLTVQVIRLARLFLHIVSGLIQSVVYPHFSQSTQRRLMQNWAAGLLAILNIKLHCKGKPPTVREQQVIFAANHVSWLDICVLMAACPTRFVAKAEIRNWPVFGFLSRKVGTLFIERAKRSDTLRMNRHINDVLMTGERVAIFPEGTTSDGTVLRHFHASLFQSAVADDVLLYPIAICYRNVTGEISQEAAYINPSLFSSLRQILGQTRIDTELVFIDPIVSSGKNRRELARLTEQAIANALSLPVSHKEPGKFSGLPAE
- a CDS encoding symmetrical bis(5'-nucleosyl)-tetraphosphatase — encoded protein: MAIYAIGDLQGCYKALRQLLDLIGFDTKRDKLWLVGDIVNRGPDSLSVLRFVKELEDAAVMVLGNHDIHLLMVASGLAKLSPGDTLQPILAAPDRTILLNWLRHQKLLHIADDHVMVHAGLLPTWSVAQAARLAQEVETTLRKENFQEALLQLYGNQPDYWDDDWDGFVRLRVIVNAMTRMRVCTAEGKMDFSYKGTEKAIPTGYLPWFEIPNRVSKKATIICGHWSALGLKVKDNLIALDTGCLWGGSLTAIRLEDRKIFQVPCEKPAVIMR
- the dapB gene encoding 4-hydroxy-tetrahydrodipicolinate reductase, yielding MVTQKIAIAGSAGRMGRALLEAVTQASDMRLSVALERTDSSCLNKDAGELIGKTCGTHVVCDFTSALVGCDVLIDFTRPEGTLAHLAACRAAGVKMVIGTTGFTSEEKAALKAASQEIAIVFAPNMSVGVNVTFKLLELAASVLNEGYDIEIIEAHHRHKVDAPSGTALRMGEVIAQALDRDLKKVAVYGREGVTGERQSDTIGFATVRGGDIVGDHTAMFAGTGERIEISHKASSRMTFALGALRAARFLADKQDGLFDMQDVLGLR
- a CDS encoding outer membrane protein assembly factor BamE; translated protein: MVVYIITLLVLLQLGSCSVIPPLLYRIDVQQGNVVTHDMVKKLKPGMTKSQVRFVLGSPLIVDTFRDNRWDYVYLRQEKGELIEQQRLTIFFEEEKLTHIENHLLPSTISTEAESIKSDPRQEAARPEGGDN
- the fur gene encoding ferric iron uptake transcriptional regulator, with protein sequence MTNPDNLKSIDLKAIGLKTTLPRLKILNLFENSSVRHLSAEDVYKELINEGEDIGLATVYRVLTQFEQAGLLERHHFESGKAVFELNNDGHHDHLVCLQCGRVEEFYDVEIEKRQLKIAKDRGFKLQEHSLSLYADCIKSPCPYRKRK
- a CDS encoding lytic murein transglycosylase, which translates into the protein MPRNGIPGYSLLLGITLFFGATFSNPIQANNTPFIDCVSKLQAKARTQSISAATVNQILGKVKHVQQVIKLDRRQPEFTQTFADYFNSRISEERIRRGEVLLEKHRQLLEQIQQRTGVPAQYLIAFWGLETNYGSYSGNMPVLDSLATLACDQRRSIFFTDQLIDALRIIDAGDISAERMLGSWAGAMGHMQFMPSTYLRYARDGDSDGRRDLWGSIPDALTSAGFFLQQLGWIPGLSWGQEVKLPPSFDYTLAGRDQILSLAEWTANGVTTTSGTRLLPQDQEASLLVPASHQGPAFLVYKNFNVIMGWNRSELYALTVGHLADRITGGQGLHRAPPINDLRLTREQVRQLQQDLAKLGIDVGEADGVLGPVTRNALSHFQHYTQRIADGHIDAELLAAIREAAINQLRIHSGID
- a CDS encoding L-serine ammonia-lyase → MFISVLDLFKIGIGPSSSHTMGPMVAARDFRQRIQTFMSSHTAKLPLQIRCTLRGSLAFTGKGHATDRAILLGIHDFTPQGLADQDVNELVHQLWNCDTVKLSDTTLIRFNPSHDIIFDRGDPLPEHPNGIILELIDQSGNQLLTEIYFSIGGGFITTISEIDQLVAPLKVELTNSCGYPFDSANSMMHMSAKSGLSIASMKRHNEMEHISENDLNNGLDAIWHAMHTCIEHGLIAEGRLPGGLNIPRRAQSLYKQLQDSPEKANLNDWLCAYAMAVNEENAAGHMVVTAPTNGAAGVIPAIIYYAVKHEKINAEQIRDFLLVAGAIGGLIKHRSSISGAEVGCQGEVGSASAMAAAGLCAIKGGTTEQVENAAEIALEHHLGMTCDPVGSLVQVPCIERNGFGAIKAYTAASLALRGDGRHFMSLDNCVAAMKQTGLEMSVKYKETSLGGLAVSITEC